The following is a genomic window from Candidatus Zixiibacteriota bacterium.
CGGCCCGGCGGATTTCCTGAATCAACTGCGGCGGCAGCGTCTTGTGACACCCGGAGCACGCCTTGTTGCGGACAAAGACGACGGCGCCGGCGCCCTTGCCGCGGCGCACGCGCTCATAGACAGCGACCATGGCGTCGTCGAGACGGACAATGATGTTGTGGCGCTCATCCTCTTTGATCTTGATCTTGGAACCGACCGAGTCCACCTCACGGCGGATCGACTCCAATTGCGCACCGTTGCGCGCCTTGACCTCCTGGAATTGGGCGTCCTTCTCCTGGATTTCCCGGTCGAGCGTCTCGATCCGTTCCAGCGCCAGGAGGATCCCCTCCTCGCTGGCGGCGATGTCCGCTTTCACGTGCTCCATTTCGCGGGCCAGGGCATCGTATTCCTTGTTGGTCTTGATGACCATCATCTGCTTCTGCAGGCGCTCCAGCTCCGTATTCTTCTCCTTGACGCGCAATTCAAGGCGCCGGCTTTCCAGGCGGTTGGCTTCCAATTGGTCACGGGCCTCCGCCACCGCCTTCTCCGCCTGACGCACGTCCCCTTCCAGCGTCTGGATCATATCCGGCAGATAGTCTTTGGAACGCTCCAGTTCACCGAGCTGGTAATCCACTCCCTGCAGTTTCAACAGAAGCTCCACGGTATTCGACATCAGTGATCGACTCCCTCTGGCAGAGTCCGGCTCGTCAAGATCCCCCGGGTCCGAAAAAAAAGCGCACCGATCCGGTGCGCGCCCTCTCTGTGTGGCCGGGATTGAACTGTCGTCCCGGGAATGTGGCCGTGACGGGGATAGACCTGTTGCTCTCCACCGATCAGATTCATCGCATAATCACATGGTGGGCAATACTGGACTTGAACCAGTGACCTTTCGGATGTGAACCGAACGCTCTAACCAACTGAGCTAATCGCCCGCCATTCCTTCCGCCCATGCCCGCGTCCCATACGCCAGGTCCTGCGTCCGTCGTCTCCGTCTCCCGTCTTCTTGTCCGTCGCGCCGGTGGGCCCACCAGGACTCGAACCTGGGACCTACTGATTATGAGTCAGCAGCTCTGACCACTGAGCTATGGGCCCCTGTCGGATCATCGTATTGGGCCGCACATTCATCCTCACGCCAAAGCCATCCTGCAATGGCAAACCTAATTTTCGCCCTTTTTCGCCGTCCCAGTCAAGCGGTTTTTGCCGGCGGTGCGAGAGCCGAATTCCGCCCGTGGCGCTATTCCTCCGCATCGCCGCTGCGCCATTCCCGGTTGAATTCCGCCAGCAATCGTGCTGCGGTCTCTCTGTCGCCGGCACGCTCGGCCTGAGCAATCCGCGCCTTGAGGTGCGGCAGGTCGGCGCGACGCCGACGCTGTCTGAACTCGGCGAGGGCATCAACGAACATTCGCTCACGGACCGCCGGATCGATCGTCACCGACAAGAGTCGTGACCAGCACACCACCTCGTCGGCGTCCGTCCCCAGATCGGTCGGGCTGAGCGTGACCGCCCCCGCCAGTGCCCGTGCCAGCAACGAGGCATACATCCGCCGATGCAGCGGCTCGACGAAGTCCTCCGGTGTGACGACGTCGCGCGCCCGCTCGGGGTATGTCGGATCCTCCAAGAGCACCCGTAGGAACTCCTCCTCCCGACGCACCAGACCGCGTGGGGTCGACTCTGCACCGGCACGCGTGCTGGGCGAAGGCCGTAACGACCGGCGCAGCTTCTCCTCGCTGACATCAAGAAAACCGGCCACTTCGCCAAGGAATGTGTCCCGTCGTGTGGCATCGGTGATCAACGCGGCCAGAGCCAGAAACTCCTTCACCAAACGCTCCCTGGCCATGAAATCAAGCCGTCCTCCGGATGCAGCCGCCGTCTCCCGCTGCACGCGGTACTCGACGATCCCGGGAGCGGCCTGCACAATGGCGGCCAACCGTTCTTTTCCTTCGCGGCGCAGGAAACTGTCGGGGTCATCCCCACCGGGAAGAACGGCCACGTCGACACTCAGGCCGGCGTTGTACGCCAGCTCGATGCCGCGCAACGCCGCCCGTTGCCCGGCGGCATCGGCATCGAACATCAGTGTCACCTGCTTGCAGAAGCGCGACAACAGTTCGGTCTGCGCCGTAGTGAGCGCGGTCCCGGACACCGCCACGACGTTCTCCACTCCGTATTCGATCATCGTCAACCAGTCGAGGTACCCCTCCACGATGATGGCCCGATCCTCGCGACGGATTGCATCGCGCGTCGTGGCCAAGCCATAGAGGATGCGGCTTTTCTGGTACAGGGCAGTCTCCGGCGAGTTAAGGTACTTCGGTTGATCGTCGTCACTGAGAACCCGGGCGCCGAAGCCGACGGTCTTACCGGAGAGATTGATGATCGGAAAGGTGATGCGATTGCGGAAGCGATCGTAGGGCGACCCGCCTTTCGCCGAGACCGAGGTCAAGCCCGCGGCTTCAAGGACATCGCGGCCGATCCCACGGGCCCGCGCGGCATTGGTGATCGTGTCGAACGCCGGTGGCGCATATCCGACCCCCGCCTTACGTAACGTCGCTTCCGCGAAGCCGCGCTTGTTCAAATAGGCCAGTGCGCCCTGCCCTTGCGGCGAGAACAGCGCCCGCCGGTAGATTGCATCCGCCAGCGCGAGGGCCGCGGCGATGTCCTGCCGCCGCTGCGACTGTGCATCATCGTCGCGTTTCCAGGTTGGAAGGGTGATGCCCGCCCGGTCGGCGCAGTACTTCAGCGCCTCGGGGAAACTCCATCCCTCGTGCTCCATCAGAAACGTGAAGACGTCGCCCCCTTTGCCACACCCAAAGCAATGGAAGAACTGGCGATCAGGATGAACCGTGAACGACGGCGTCTTCTCAGTGTGAAATGGACACAAGCCAAGGAAGTTCATCCCGCGCTTCTTCAGCGTGACGAATTGTCCGACCACCGCGATGATGTCGGTGGCTTCTTTGACACGTTCCTTGACGTCGTCGTCGGTCATATGTGAATGCCATCACGGAGATATACTGAGCGTTCCCGTTGGGACTGTGCCACGGCGTGCACGGACGTCAGGAGCACAGGGCTCCTGACCTACTCATGTTCGGCCCGCAGTTTAGCAATCGTGACGCCATCGCCGCCTTCGTTCCACTGACCCAGTCGCTTCGACTCGACACGGGGGTCTTTGGTCAGGAACTCGTTGACGGCGCGACGCAGAATCCCCTCCCCTTTGCCGTGGATGATGCGGACCTCCTGCCATCCGGCCAGGCGTGCGTCATCGAGATAGCGGTCCAGTGTCTCCAGCGCGTCCTCCGCCGTGAAGCCCCGCAAAGACAGCTCCGGACCGACGTCCGTCTCGGCCTGTATGCGCACCTGGCCGGGGCGTGACGAAGGAGGCGACGGCGACTCGACCCGTGCCACGGAGCCCTGATCGAGTGAATAGAGGAAATCGCCGATCCGCACTTTGAGCTTGCCGCGCTCGGCATCGATGTCAACCACCTCTCCCTCCTTCTTGAACGCGGCGATCCAGACGCGGTCGCCGACGGCGGGCGGAGTCGCATCGGAGGGCGGAGCGGGGACGGCCAGCTCCTGCTGCTCGGCGCGAATGCCGGCCAGTCGCTCGTCGATCTTCTTGTGGGACTCCTTGACACGCGCCTTCTCCGCCTGGCTCTCGCGGATCTCCCGGACCAACTGCTCCATTTCACGGCGCGTGGTCTCAACGATACGGCGAGCTTCCGAGAGTGCCTCGCCCTTGCGTTCGGCCTCGGTCTTCTCCAATCGTTCCACGCGCGACCGGAAGAGTTCTTCGAGGGCAACGGCGGCCTTGCGGCTCTGTTCCGCAGCGGCCTGCTGTTCTCGCAGCGACGTCAATCGTTCGTCGAGCTCGTTGAGAAGCTGAGTCATGTCTTTCTCCTGCGCGCCCAACAGCGACAGGGCGCGTTCCACGACCGCATCCGGCAGACCGAGACGACGGGCGATGTCGATCGCATACGATGCCCCGGGCAGTCCCACACGGAATTGGTAGGTCGGCGACAGCGTCTTCACATCGAACACCAGCGACGCATTCTCAATCCGAGAATCGTGCTGAGAGAGTGTCTTGAGGGCCGAGTGATGAGTCGTTGCCACCAGCCGCGCACCGCGCTCCGTCAGGGCCGCGATCACCGCCTCGCCGAGGGCCGCACCTTCCTTGGGATCGGTCCCGGCCCCCAGCTCATCCAACAACACGAGCGTCCTCTCATCCGCCGTCGCCAGCGCCTCGCGGATACGCAGCAAGTGAGACGAGAACGTGGACAGCGAGGATTCAATCGATTGCTCATCACCGATGTCGGCGATCACGCGGCCGAATGTGCCGATCTCTGTCCCGATCCGCGCGGGGACCGGCCATCCCGCCTGCGCCATCAACACCGACAGGCCGACCGTTTTCAAAGCGACGGTCTTGCCGCCGGTGTTGGGACCGGTGACGATCACGACGGTGACTCGCCCGCCCAATGATAGGCTCATGGGGATAACCGGGGCACGCGCCTCCTTCGGCGTCCGTAGCGACTTCAAGATGAGAAGTGGATGGCGGGCCTCGCGCAAGGTCAGTGTCGCGCTGTCGGTACGCTCGGCGACCACGCCGTCCACTTTCAACCCAAAACGCGCCAGTGCCTGGATGGCATCCAGCGTACCGATCGTCTGGGCATCATCCGCCAGTGCGACACGGTGCTCCCGCACCAGATCGGTCAGCTCCAGCAGAATGCGCTCGACCTCGCGCGCTTCTTCCAGCCCGAGCCGCCGCAGGCGGTTGTTGAGCTCCACGACCGACATCGGCTCGACGAACAGAGTGGCCCCTGAGGAAGAGCGATCCTGAATGACGCCGTCATTGGCGGCGGGATCGCCTTCGCGCATGGGAATGACAAAACGGTCATTGCGCAGCGTGATCAGATCATCCATACGCGCCGGATCGGTCTTCCGCGCGGCCAACAGGCGTTCGAGGCGGGTCACCACCGCATCCCGCGCCCCGCGCTTCTCGCGTCGGATCTTGGCCAACTCGGGAGACGCGGTGTCGGCCACATCCCCCTCGGGGCTGATGGCACGTCCGATCGCCGCCCGCAACGGGTAGATTGCGGACAGTTGCTCGAAATGCGCTTCCAGACAGGGGCATTTCTCGCGCGACACGCGGGCAAAACGCAGGAGCGCATCGACACCGGTCAGGAACTCCCCGATCTGGAGCAGAGCCGCCGCATCGAGGTGTGCCCCTTCATGCTGGGAGCGCTCCAAATGGGGACGAATATCGGGAAGCCGTGTCAGCGGGAAATCCTCGCCGACCAGCACCAAGAGCATCTCCTGGAGTTCCCCCCGCCGTCGATCCAGAACGACCGCATCCTCGGTCGGCAGGCGGCGTCGGATTTCCTCTGAACCCATCGCCGTCAGGCACATCCCGGCNNNNNNNNNNNNNNNNNNNNNNNNNNNNNNNNNNNNNNNNNNNNNNNNNNNNNNNNNNNNNNNNNNNNNNNNNNNNNNNNNNNNNNNNNNNNNNNNNNNNCCTCGCCGACCAGCACCAAGAGCATCTCCTGGAGTTCCCCCCGCCGTCGATCCAGAACGACCGCATCCTCGGTCGGCAGGCGGCGTCGGATTTCCTCTGAACCCATCGCCGTCAGGCACATCCCGGCGGTGGCCTCGACAATCTTATCGAACTCCAGAATCGCCCGCACGCTGTCGGTGGACACTGACGACGTCATGGCGCGCAATATAATGCCACGATTGTGTGCCCGCGATCTCTGATCGCGGTTCTTCGTGTCGGAGTCGCCCCGCTATCCGCGATCAGAGATCGCGGGCACACAAGAACCGCACACACGGGGAGGATTCCAGAAACCAGAGGACGGGGGCTCCTGTGGCGTGTCAGTACTTGGCCCGGCGCTCGATCATGAAGTTCGAGCCGGGCAGGGTCTTCGTGTAGTGCTTGAGGTCCGCGACCATGTGGGAGATCTCGCCCACGTGGGAGAAGGTGTCGCCGTGGTTCACCACGACGGCGATTGAGAGAGTCATCAGGCCATACGTCTCCGGCATGCCGCGGCGGTTCTTGGAGATGATATAGCCGTTGCGGCGGTCGCGGGGCTCATAACACAGGCCGATCTCGGCATCGAACCGGTCCAGGATCGCCCGGCAGGTGGATTGGACTTTCTTCGGATCGATCAGAAAGACAAAGTCATCGCCGCCGATGTGGCCAACAAACGCATCCGGCTGATGTTCAAAGACAATCTCACGGATGATCCGCGCGCACATCTTGATCACGCGGTCGCCGTAGAAGTACCCGTAGTAGTCGTTGTAGGCCTTAAAGTCGTCGAGATCGGCATAGCAAACGGCGAAGCGCTCGTGCGCGGCGATCCGCGCGGCGATCACCCGTTCGATGGTGGTGGGGCCGGGCAGACGGCTGGAGGGATTCACATCCAAGTCCCGCCAACTGCGGCGAAAGGCCAGACGCAGACGGGCGGCTGCGGCCGGATCAGTCAGCGATCCGATGATCAGATCGTCGATCACGGACTCGAGAATCTCGGTGGCCGCGTCGCATTCGCCTTCGGTCTGCCAGAGAACCACCGGAACGACGGCCAGTGCCGGTAGCCGCTTGGCATGCGCCGCCAGCGACAGCATCTGCTTCCCCTTCGATCCCATGGGAAGGACGACCAAGTCGAGCACCGTGTGCATCGCCAGATCGGCCAACTGCCGCAGCCCGTTGAACGGGACGATTTCGGGATGAAACGGGGCCAGTGCGCGCTGCACTGCCCGCGGCCACTCGGTCGTGCCGTTCTCACAATAGGCGCAGATCATCGCATCACACTCCGCCTGCGAGGGCAGAGCCCGATCACGTGCATCTCTGTCCCGCCCGACCCGGGGAGCGCTTGATCCCCACTCGTATTTTCGACCGCGGAGGGAGACGAATTGACCGGCGTTTATGTCGAGCCGTTCAACCGTTCGACGGCTTCGGTGTGGCTTCGAGGGGATGGAAGCGCTGGTGCACGCGGCGCAGATGTCCTCTGTCCAGATGCGTGTAAACCTGTGTCGTCGATACGGATCGGTGTCCGAGCATCATTTGCACAGCGCGCAGATCCGCGCCGGCCTCGACCAGGTGCGTGGCAAACGAATGGCGGAACGTATGCGGCGAAACTCGATCGGCCACGCCGGCCCTCAGGGCCGCCTTGCGCACGATGCGCCAGAGTCCCATCCGGCTGAGCCCTTGGCCGCGCCGGTTGAGGAAGACGAAACCGGGATCGTCATCGACCAGATCATCTCTTCTTGCCCCGCGCAGGTACGTCGTCAATGCGCGTGCCACGACGTCCCCGAACGGAACAAGTCGCTCACGATCACCCTTCCCGCGAACGCGAAGGAAGCGCGAAGGGAAATCGACGTCGCTGAGACCCAGCGTCGCCGCCTCCGAGACGCGCAGACCGCACCCGTAGAGAACGGCGAGAATCGCCCGGTCACGGACTCCCAAGGGATCATCCATCGGCGGCGCGAGGAGCAATGTCTGCATCTGGCGAACCGAGAGCACATCGGGGAGCTGGCGCGGCAGTCGCGGCGTCCGGATGGCACGGGCGGGATTCTGTGGACAAATCTCATTCTGCAGAAGGAAGCGGTGGAAGCTCTTTACCGCCGATAGGGCGCGTGCCACCGACGCCGGCGACAATCCGGCCCGTGTCTGGCGCCCCAGAAACTCCCCCACGAGACGGGAATCGACCTGGCGGGGATCGCCGATTCCCTGGTCGGCGCAGAAGGCCGCATAGCGCGCCAGGTCACGACGATACCCCAAGAGCGTGTTGGTGGCACGTCCGGTCACCAGCACAAGGTGGTCGAGGTACTGCCCAATCCAGCGGTCGAGCGATGATCGTCCCGATGTGGAACCCGAACCCCGACGCGTCCCCGCCCGGGATGACTCAGAGACTCGCTGGCGCGGCACGCGGTCCCCTCAAGCGTTCCGGGCGGCAGGGCCCAAGTTGAGCGCCACAACGGCACCGGTGACTCGGATGGCCCCGGCCTCCATCAACACACGCGACGCTTCACCGATTGTGGCACCGGTCGTCATCACGTCATCGACAAGAACAAAATCTCTTCCTCGTACAGTCGAGTCGTCCGGCACCGCAAACGCCCCCTGGACGTTCTGGTGACGTTCGGCCGGCGACAGCCGCGTCTGGTCCGCCACCCGCCGCGTGAATCTGATGGCCCGGTCCACAAATGGGATTGCGAGTTCTTGGGCCAGGCGCTCGGCGATCACCTCGGCGTGACCGAACCCTCGTTCGCGCCGCTTGTGTTCTGTCGTCGGCACCGCGACAACGGCGTGGCATGAACCGAAGTCCTGCAGCCGAGCCGCCAGCAACCGTCCCAGTGGAGCGGCGACAGCGCGCAACTGATCGTACTTGAGCGCCTGCACGGCGGCGCCGAGAGCTCCGTCGTAGGCCCCCAAGGCCACCACGATCCGCAGGGAGGACGGCGATGCACCGTCGGAACAACAATGCTCTTCACCCGTCAAGAATCGCCGGCAGCGCGGACAAATCGGTTCCCGCCATAAGTGGACCGAGCGTGTGCATGCGGCGCACCATGGGTAATCTCGAAGCTCGGCTATGGCCCCGCACACCGGACAACGCAGAGGCCAGATCAGACCGAGGATGGCATCCAAGCTGTGGCCCAGACGAGACTTCAGGGCGGTCGAGCGCGCGGCTCGGTGGCGGTCCATCGTCAATACTCCTGCCAATGCCGGCGGATGTTGACGACCAGTCCGGTCAAAAACCAGAATAACACCAGCGAGCTGCCGCCGTAAGAGACGAAAGGCAGTGGCAGACCGGTGACCGGCATCAAGCCCACCGTCATGCCGACATTCACCAGGAGCTGGAAGGCAATGATACCGGCGGCGCCGACCGCCAGGAATCGACCGAAGTTGCTGCGTGCCCGATATCCGGTGTCGATCATCCGCCACAACAGCAGGCCGAAGAGAACAAGGACGATCATCGCCCCCCAAAACCCCAACTCCTCGCCGCACACCGAGAAGATGAAATCGGTGTGCTTCTCCGGCAGGAAATGCAGACCGGTCTGGGTGCCGTGCAGGTACCCTTTGCCCCAGAGCCCACCCGACCCGATCGCCACCTTGGACTGAATGATCTGGTATCCCGCCCGCTGGGGGTCACTCCCCGGATCAAGGAAGACCAGAATGCGCATTCTCTGGTACGGCTGCAGCTTGTTCCACAGAATCGGGGTGACAATGCCAAAGAGCGTATTCACGGTTACGACGCCCACCGACATCAACAACCGCGGCCGGGTGAGGTAGAGGGCCCCCAAAAGAACGGCGATGTAGATGATCCACGTGATCCAGTTGAACGCCAACACCAGACTGATCAGAGGTGAAACCAGGAAGAAGAGCGACATTGGGGGCACGCCGGCCCAGAAGAGCATCACCAACACCAAGGCCCAGAAGACCAGCGAGGTCCCCAGATCGGGTTGCTTGAGAACCAAGAGCCAGATCGGCACAACGATAACGGCAAGGACCAGCAAGGGTCGCCAACCGAAGACCGGGCGCTTCAGATACGCCAAATAACGCGACAGGGCGAACAGTAGCGCCAGCTTGGCCAGTTCGGAGGGTTGGAGGTAGGCCGGGCCCAGAGAGAACCACTGCCGTGATGTGCCCACCCCCGACCACAGAAGTGCCATGAGGACCAACCCGATGGCCACCAGATACACGTAGGCGAAGACGTCGTGCAGTCGCAACGGCAGCCATGCCGCGAGCGCGAAGGCGCCCGTGGCGACGAGCCACCAGAGCAGTTGGCGGCTCCAGAGGATCTGATCCCGGGGATCCGGCATGGCGTGCTGCGCCGAGTAAATCAGCAGCGCGCCGATGGCGGTCAGCCCGAATGCGCTTCCCACCAAGATCGGGTCCAACTCGCGGAGGTATTTCAGAATGGTCTGCATGGATCTTCACACGACGGTTCGGCGACACGGATTCTGCCCGAGCCCCGCGGGTTCAAGGTGTGCCCATGCCCACAAAGTGTCAATCGTGGAAACTCCCCGGCACAAAAACAGGGCGCGCGGACCTCGCGTGCCCGCGCGTGTTGGGACCGTCATGTGTAACAAGAGGTTGCATGATGCCGATTTTGCCTGCGCACAGGCATGTTTTTCGCTTTCTATTGGGTACGAAACGCCGGCTTCAGGCGTAATACACTTGGATGTTGGAGTCGACCCTGACCACAGGGGACTATGGGGTGATGACGATGAAACGGTTGATGATCACACTGGGATTCGTGGCCGCCATGGCGGTGAGCAGCCAGGCGATGAACACCGATGACATCCTGGCTCTGTGCCAGTCTGGGTTCGAGCCCGACAAGATCGCGCGCATCGTCGATGCCACCGGTCTCGATCAGCCGCTGACGACCGGCGACTGGGTGCGATTGAAGACTGAGGGATGCGGTGACGACGTCGTTGAGGCGCTGCTGGATGTCCTCGTGCCCGTCGACGAAGAAGGTCAGGAGGTGTACGATTCGGATACGGAGTACCGCGATCGAGACGTGAATGTGTACGTATCCGGCGACTGGGGCTGGAACGGTTGGTATGGATCGCTCTTCTGGGGGTACGACCCCTATTGGTCGTTCGGCTGGAATACCTGGGATCCGTGGGCGGGGTGGTGCTGGACGTCGCGTGCCTCTTGGTGGTATGACCCGTGGGGCCCCTCCTACTACCATCATCGTTATTGGGGTTGGGACGATCGGTTCTACTACGGTCACGGCCATCGCCCGGGATGGCACGGC
Proteins encoded in this region:
- a CDS encoding ComF family protein, with translation MDRHRAARSTALKSRLGHSLDAILGLIWPLRCPVCGAIAELRDYPWCAACTRSVHLWREPICPRCRRFLTGEEHCCSDGASPSSLRIVVALGAYDGALGAAVQALKYDQLRAVAAPLGRLLAARLQDFGSCHAVVAVPTTEHKRRERGFGHAEVIAERLAQELAIPFVDRAIRFTRRVADQTRLSPAERHQNVQGAFAVPDDSTVRGRDFVLVDDVMTTGATIGEASRVLMEAGAIRVTGAVVALNLGPAARNA
- the rodA gene encoding rod shape-determining protein RodA, whose protein sequence is MQTILKYLRELDPILVGSAFGLTAIGALLIYSAQHAMPDPRDQILWSRQLLWWLVATGAFALAAWLPLRLHDVFAYVYLVAIGLVLMALLWSGVGTSRQWFSLGPAYLQPSELAKLALLFALSRYLAYLKRPVFGWRPLLVLAVIVVPIWLLVLKQPDLGTSLVFWALVLVMLFWAGVPPMSLFFLVSPLISLVLAFNWITWIIYIAVLLGALYLTRPRLLMSVGVVTVNTLFGIVTPILWNKLQPYQRMRILVFLDPGSDPQRAGYQIIQSKVAIGSGGLWGKGYLHGTQTGLHFLPEKHTDFIFSVCGEELGFWGAMIVLVLFGLLLWRMIDTGYRARSNFGRFLAVGAAGIIAFQLLVNVGMTVGLMPVTGLPLPFVSYGGSSLVLFWFLTGLVVNIRRHWQEY
- a CDS encoding C4-type zinc ribbon domain-containing protein, giving the protein MSNTVELLLKLQGVDYQLGELERSKDYLPDMIQTLEGDVRQAEKAVAEARDQLEANRLESRRLELRVKEKNTELERLQKQMMVIKTNKEYDALAREMEHVKADIAASEEGILLALERIETLDREIQEKDAQFQEVKARNGAQLESIRREVDSVGSKIKIKEDERHNIIVRLDDAMVAVYERVRRGKGAGAVVFVRNKACSGCHKTLPPQLIQEIRRAERLITCDSCGRILIWSDDA
- a CDS encoding GGDEF domain-containing protein — protein: MICAYCENGTTEWPRAVQRALAPFHPEIVPFNGLRQLADLAMHTVLDLVVLPMGSKGKQMLSLAAHAKRLPALAVVPVVLWQTEGECDAATEILESVIDDLIIGSLTDPAAAARLRLAFRRSWRDLDVNPSSRLPGPTTIERVIAARIAAHERFAVCYADLDDFKAYNDYYGYFYGDRVIKMCARIIREIVFEHQPDAFVGHIGGDDFVFLIDPKKVQSTCRAILDRFDAEIGLCYEPRDRRNGYIISKNRRGMPETYGLMTLSIAVVVNHGDTFSHVGEISHMVADLKHYTKTLPGSNFMIERRAKY
- the dnaG gene encoding DNA primase → MTDDDVKERVKEATDIIAVVGQFVTLKKRGMNFLGLCPFHTEKTPSFTVHPDRQFFHCFGCGKGGDVFTFLMEHEGWSFPEALKYCADRAGITLPTWKRDDDAQSQRRQDIAAALALADAIYRRALFSPQGQGALAYLNKRGFAEATLRKAGVGYAPPAFDTITNAARARGIGRDVLEAAGLTSVSAKGGSPYDRFRNRITFPIINLSGKTVGFGARVLSDDDQPKYLNSPETALYQKSRILYGLATTRDAIRREDRAIIVEGYLDWLTMIEYGVENVVAVSGTALTTAQTELLSRFCKQVTLMFDADAAGQRAALRGIELAYNAGLSVDVAVLPGGDDPDSFLRREGKERLAAIVQAAPGIVEYRVQRETAAASGGRLDFMARERLVKEFLALAALITDATRRDTFLGEVAGFLDVSEEKLRRSLRPSPSTRAGAESTPRGLVRREEEFLRVLLEDPTYPERARDVVTPEDFVEPLHRRMYASLLARALAGAVTLSPTDLGTDADEVVCWSRLLSVTIDPAVRERMFVDALAEFRQRRRRADLPHLKARIAQAERAGDRETAARLLAEFNREWRSGDAEE
- the xerD gene encoding site-specific tyrosine recombinase XerD, coding for MPRQRVSESSRAGTRRGSGSTSGRSSLDRWIGQYLDHLVLVTGRATNTLLGYRRDLARYAAFCADQGIGDPRQVDSRLVGEFLGRQTRAGLSPASVARALSAVKSFHRFLLQNEICPQNPARAIRTPRLPRQLPDVLSVRQMQTLLLAPPMDDPLGVRDRAILAVLYGCGLRVSEAATLGLSDVDFPSRFLRVRGKGDRERLVPFGDVVARALTTYLRGARRDDLVDDDPGFVFLNRRGQGLSRMGLWRIVRKAALRAGVADRVSPHTFRHSFATHLVEAGADLRAVQMMLGHRSVSTTQVYTHLDRGHLRRVHQRFHPLEATPKPSNG
- a CDS encoding endonuclease MutS2; translation: AGMCLTAMGSEEIRRRLPTEDAVVLDRRRGELQEMLLVLVGEDFPLTRLPDIRPHLERSQHEGAHLDAAALLQIGEFLTGVDALLRFARVSREKCPCLEAHFEQLSAIYPLRAAIGRAISPEGDVADTASPELAKIRREKRGARDAVVTRLERLLAARKTDPARMDDLITLRNDRFVIPMREGDPAANDGVIQDRSSSGATLFVEPMSVVELNNRLRRLGLEEAREVERILLELTDLVREHRVALADDAQTIGTLDAIQALARFGLKVDGVVAERTDSATLTLREARHPLLILKSLRTPKEARAPVIPMSLSLGGRVTVVIVTGPNTGGKTVALKTVGLSVLMAQAGWPVPARIGTEIGTFGRVIADIGDEQSIESSLSTFSSHLLRIREALATADERTLVLLDELGAGTDPKEGAALGEAVIAALTERGARLVATTHHSALKTLSQHDSRIENASLVFDVKTLSPTYQFRVGLPGASYAIDIARRLGLPDAVVERALSLLGAQEKDMTQLLNELDERLTSLREQQAAAEQSRKAAVALEELFRSRVERLEKTEAERKGEALSEARRIVETTRREMEQLVREIRESQAEKARVKESHKKIDERLAGIRAEQQELAVPAPPSDATPPAVGDRVWIAAFKKEGEVVDIDAERGKLKVRIGDFLYSLDQGSVARVESPSPPSSRPGQVRIQAETDVGPELSLRGFTAEDALETLDRYLDDARLAGWQEVRIIHGKGEGILRRAVNEFLTKDPRVESKRLGQWNEGGDGVTIAKLRAEHE